A window from Candidatus Zixiibacteriota bacterium encodes these proteins:
- a CDS encoding sigma-54 dependent transcriptional regulator, with protein MRPRILIIDDEPNITSSFASLLADEGYSADCAADAENGLKLCDGTAFDLILLDLNLPRQSGIDFLKQIKRTARPPLVLVISGQTEIPVALDAMKLGAVDYLEKPVSAERLVSSVRAALMLAKAEQQRAIMADEVDAHSRIIGQSNALDSLLGTIDQAAPTDVTVLIEGENGTGKELVATRIHLESKRRDRPFIKVNCPGVPETLFESELFGHRKGAFTGAVRDFPGKFALADSGTIFLDEVGDLPLSCQAKLLRVLETGEVETLGDPERRRVDVRVIAATNRNLSKLIAETKFREDLYYRLSVFPVKVPPLRQRIDDVPLLVGEFLRRFDPSGGTTLSSEALAYLTTLDYPGNVRQLKNIIERLTIVCSGSTVVLDDLILQLSAAGQASVSPSGNGLNVRLRIFEKHLIQSTLAACGGNISEAARLLEVDRANLSRKIKEFGLKDS; from the coding sequence ATGCGGCCGCGGATTCTGATAATTGACGACGAGCCGAATATCACCAGTTCGTTCGCATCGCTGCTGGCCGACGAAGGATACTCAGCCGACTGTGCCGCCGATGCCGAGAACGGTCTCAAACTGTGTGACGGTACGGCTTTCGATCTGATTCTACTGGACTTGAACCTTCCCCGCCAATCGGGAATCGACTTTCTCAAACAGATCAAAAGAACCGCTCGCCCGCCGCTGGTACTGGTCATCTCCGGCCAAACAGAGATACCGGTCGCCCTGGATGCAATGAAACTCGGCGCCGTCGACTACTTGGAGAAACCGGTGTCAGCCGAGCGATTGGTTTCGTCGGTGCGCGCTGCCTTGATGCTGGCCAAGGCCGAACAACAACGGGCTATAATGGCCGATGAGGTCGATGCGCATTCGCGAATAATCGGTCAATCAAATGCTCTGGACAGTTTGCTGGGTACCATCGACCAGGCCGCACCCACCGATGTTACCGTCCTGATAGAGGGCGAGAACGGCACCGGTAAGGAACTTGTCGCCACTCGTATCCACCTCGAAAGCAAGCGGCGGGATCGACCCTTCATCAAAGTCAACTGCCCCGGTGTTCCTGAAACTCTGTTTGAATCGGAATTGTTCGGCCACCGCAAGGGAGCCTTCACCGGTGCTGTGAGAGATTTCCCCGGTAAGTTCGCGCTGGCCGACTCAGGTACCATATTCCTCGATGAAGTCGGCGACCTCCCGCTGTCCTGTCAGGCCAAATTATTGCGCGTACTGGAAACAGGCGAGGTGGAAACCCTGGGCGATCCCGAACGTCGGCGGGTCGACGTGCGCGTGATCGCCGCTACCAATCGCAATCTGTCAAAACTGATTGCCGAAACCAAGTTTCGCGAGGACCTGTACTATCGGTTGTCGGTCTTTCCCGTAAAGGTACCGCCGTTGCGTCAACGGATTGACGATGTGCCCCTTCTGGTGGGTGAGTTTTTGCGACGATTCGATCCCTCCGGCGGCACTACGCTGTCGAGTGAAGCCCTGGCCTATTTGACAACCCTTGACTACCCAGGCAATGTGCGCCAGTTGAAGAACATCATCGAACGATTGACTATCGTATGCAGCGGTAGCACGGTTGTTCTGGACGATCTGATTCTGCAACTCAGCGCTGCCGGTCAGGCCTCTGTCTCTCCGAGCGGGAATGGCCTGAATGTGCGCCTGCGCATATTCGAAAAGCACCTGATCCAGTCTACCCTGGCCGCCTGTGGCGGAAATATCTCGGAAGCGGCTCGACTGCTTGAGGTCGATCGGGCGAATCTCTCCAGGAAAATCAAAGAGTTCGGGCTCAAAGACAGCTGA
- a CDS encoding tetratricopeptide repeat protein, with protein sequence MKPPPLPKCIRYLGHLGRGGTAEVGRVRVDGLPFDVALKYPATNDNEAIAAFRHLADRERLLIGDLEFPGLVRIIDHSELDAHYLLLELCEGPTLDGVGTTHDVQKVLDILSALALNLNFLNIHHRVHGDLKPQNVFLPASWSETGLGQLFYLKLSDFSLGRRLDESEGSRAGLGTVGYMAPETLTDEICDHRSDLFALGVIAWQLTTGHHPFIDPNDADPVRTNSRVCEAQPFSPGEVRSEVPKKVTELMAALMEKDPSNRPASGGEVCASLREAGAAYPYEKGLRPKHLMTAAGSYAEKIDQSLHLNSSRRQRLDRITNHDHQCLRMVLNANFLKGALVLKQDRFEFTRSIYRPHRLRRHWLNHYASADMGARRKIIQRAVVGDQTMAEHLGLFNPETKAPPDGLVEMILPLLKPSTVRLLTARFAPSAEKLKLYAAAARYYVQSGNLEGAERCAFQAAVALNKKHQNEAALRLLQSVIRYARLTDRTFEVRQLLMNRGDILKEIGDAAPAMAAYDEIIALYEGQPADKLLAETYKDMGDLYKIKQEPAAGLSALEKAMRIYSELGDELEISHTLNNIGNLHWVGADYPAALRSYRRALRIQRRHKAMDNVASTLSNIASILAIRGKLVRATRLFSLSIDICRETTNQLEEARILNNLGYVYHLRGMSDEAVDSLESSLEINRKIGTKKEILFNLENLTAIMIGAGQLRQSVKYLQEGMTLATELDDTAHLGAFTGDMGRTLKRMGRFSEAEALYSDAASLYEEVEDPIGRARLEISRADLRDRIGDAQSAGQIALETLKQRAAVNDKPQELEALLVLTRVTDSPEHLERARELVAELKLERERVVVEFNALSRALRRGVTRTEIDPYTEIVETLDTIKNDIELPWMCSLAGELMIAGDRHSDALIYLERSLKLAESFGLLPEQIDSQTLIGRVHLHAGNYESAYGCFRMAFETARTISGQISNPDDQNSFQNLPTIKFLVVEIKRLAQLLAPQKRAGA encoded by the coding sequence ATGAAACCACCCCCTCTGCCGAAATGCATTCGGTATCTGGGCCACCTTGGTCGCGGGGGAACGGCAGAAGTCGGTCGGGTGCGTGTGGACGGCCTTCCCTTCGACGTTGCGCTGAAATACCCTGCCACCAATGACAACGAGGCAATCGCCGCTTTTCGCCACCTGGCCGATCGTGAACGACTTCTCATCGGCGACCTTGAATTCCCCGGGCTGGTGCGAATCATCGATCACTCTGAGTTGGACGCTCACTACCTGTTGCTTGAGTTGTGCGAAGGTCCCACCCTTGACGGTGTGGGAACAACTCACGATGTCCAAAAGGTGCTGGATATTCTGAGCGCCCTGGCCCTGAATCTGAATTTCTTGAACATCCATCACCGCGTCCACGGTGATCTCAAACCTCAAAACGTCTTCCTGCCCGCATCATGGTCCGAAACAGGGCTGGGCCAACTGTTCTACCTGAAACTTTCCGACTTCTCTCTTGGCCGGCGCCTGGATGAATCTGAAGGTTCTCGGGCCGGACTGGGCACGGTGGGATACATGGCCCCGGAAACATTGACCGACGAAATCTGCGATCACCGTTCCGACCTCTTTGCCCTGGGTGTGATCGCCTGGCAGTTAACAACCGGCCATCACCCCTTCATCGATCCGAACGACGCCGACCCGGTGCGCACAAATAGCCGCGTCTGTGAAGCTCAACCGTTTTCCCCGGGTGAAGTACGCAGCGAAGTGCCCAAGAAAGTAACCGAACTCATGGCGGCTTTGATGGAGAAAGACCCGAGTAACAGACCGGCCTCGGGTGGAGAAGTTTGCGCTAGTCTGAGGGAGGCCGGCGCCGCCTACCCGTATGAAAAGGGGTTGAGACCAAAGCACCTGATGACTGCGGCTGGTTCCTACGCTGAGAAGATCGACCAGTCGCTGCACCTGAACTCAAGTCGGCGCCAACGCCTGGACCGTATCACCAACCACGATCATCAGTGTTTGAGGATGGTCCTGAACGCCAATTTTCTAAAGGGTGCGCTCGTTCTCAAACAGGATCGGTTTGAGTTTACCAGGTCCATATACCGGCCACACCGCTTACGACGGCATTGGCTGAACCACTACGCCTCCGCCGATATGGGAGCGCGTCGCAAAATCATTCAAAGGGCGGTGGTGGGCGACCAAACGATGGCCGAACATTTGGGCTTGTTCAATCCCGAGACCAAGGCTCCCCCGGACGGGCTGGTAGAGATGATCCTTCCCCTTCTGAAACCGTCGACGGTGCGGTTACTAACGGCCCGTTTTGCTCCCTCAGCGGAGAAACTGAAGTTGTACGCTGCGGCCGCTCGGTATTACGTTCAATCCGGCAATCTTGAAGGCGCCGAACGGTGTGCTTTTCAAGCCGCTGTGGCTTTGAATAAGAAGCATCAGAACGAGGCCGCCCTTCGCCTGTTGCAGAGCGTCATCCGGTACGCCCGCCTGACCGACCGGACTTTTGAAGTGAGACAACTGTTGATGAATCGTGGCGACATCCTCAAAGAGATTGGCGACGCTGCCCCGGCCATGGCCGCCTACGATGAGATAATTGCATTGTACGAAGGGCAACCGGCCGACAAACTCCTGGCCGAGACCTACAAAGACATGGGCGACCTGTACAAAATCAAGCAGGAGCCGGCTGCAGGTTTGTCGGCCCTTGAGAAGGCGATGAGGATTTACTCTGAACTCGGCGATGAATTGGAGATTTCGCACACTCTCAACAATATCGGTAACCTGCATTGGGTGGGTGCAGACTATCCGGCGGCTCTGAGATCCTACCGTCGCGCCTTGAGAATTCAGCGACGGCACAAGGCGATGGATAACGTTGCCTCAACACTGAGCAATATTGCATCGATACTGGCCATCCGTGGCAAGTTGGTGCGTGCCACCCGACTTTTCAGTTTGTCGATCGATATTTGCCGCGAAACCACCAACCAACTTGAGGAAGCACGCATCCTCAACAATCTGGGCTACGTTTACCACCTGCGCGGCATGTCCGACGAAGCGGTAGACAGCCTGGAGAGTTCGCTGGAAATAAACCGAAAGATAGGCACCAAAAAGGAGATTCTGTTCAATCTGGAGAATCTGACGGCCATCATGATAGGCGCCGGGCAACTTAGACAATCGGTCAAGTATCTGCAGGAAGGCATGACCCTGGCCACCGAGCTTGATGACACCGCACACCTGGGCGCATTCACCGGCGATATGGGCAGGACGCTCAAGCGCATGGGACGGTTCAGTGAGGCCGAAGCCTTGTATAGTGATGCTGCTTCTCTTTACGAAGAGGTTGAAGATCCCATCGGTCGCGCCCGTCTGGAGATCAGCCGGGCAGACTTGCGAGACAGGATAGGTGATGCCCAAAGCGCCGGCCAGATTGCCCTTGAAACCTTGAAGCAGCGAGCGGCGGTGAACGATAAGCCCCAGGAACTGGAAGCGCTGTTGGTGTTAACCAGGGTCACCGACTCACCAGAGCATCTTGAGCGCGCCCGTGAATTGGTGGCCGAGTTGAAGTTGGAGCGAGAACGGGTTGTGGTCGAGTTTAACGCTCTCAGCAGGGCCTTGCGACGAGGCGTAACCAGGACGGAGATCGATCCGTACACCGAGATTGTGGAAACTCTGGACACTATTAAGAACGATATCGAATTGCCGTGGATGTGCAGCCTGGCCGGCGAACTCATGATAGCCGGCGACCGCCATTCGGATGCACTAATATACCTGGAGCGCTCGCTGAAACTGGCCGAGAGTTTTGGACTGCTGCCCGAACAGATCGACAGCCAGACGCTTATCGGCCGGGTTCACCTGCATGCCGGGAATTATGAATCGGCCTATGGCTGCTTTCGCATGGCCTTTGAGACGGCCCGCACAATATCGGGACAGATCAGCAACCCGGATGATCAGAATTCGTTTCAGAACCTGCCGACGATTAAGTTTCTGGTGGTTGAAATAAAGCGGCTGGCGCAATTACTGGCGCCACAAAAACGGGCAGGTGCTTGA
- a CDS encoding BamA/TamA family outer membrane protein encodes MTKRIIVHITIAALAAAFCSAAAVAGDDDYQDYRDANGFAELFRIVYHEDDISIHFTQGNKEYMSRYARDDISIRNGVVEVSGETVFDRNGLIIDGVRRDYESIIDVTILDDGDFFSITFLTSESESRRVDRLRKGNRISFDQNMVVEEDEFVRGLALTVIGNAEIYGEVNKDVVSLFGDVYIGPAAVARGDVTSLTGHVDVAREATVYGEMFTHDKKRVTRRHRFRRRMDRFDIDCDLRYNRVDGLQIGLGGMFEDPDSLLPSIWTDGAYAFASERWRYDFGLEQTVLRNPALAVGGEYYRHLVSEDDWLLDNDENTAFALVVGEDYKDYYEAEGGWAYTRLKPTDDLQLQVGYTYEETKWLDAHHNLWHLFGSKKFGDNYETVPAGFTDTLMTEVDSSTNAYLTVEADFDTGDPEERFASSAWKVSSALEYAHPDFSSDFSYRRYTLAVTRFQKVHRRSMLIMRGMYGGSDGYLPIYKRYFLGGLGTLRGYRHKEYMGTRFWMVNTEYRTRFPGSDISASLIWDLGKIGNDTALDSDVDLKHSLGFALTLGDDFRISIAKRLDRSEDNDPRIYVRLAQPF; translated from the coding sequence ATGACCAAACGGATAATTGTTCACATCACAATCGCAGCGTTAGCAGCGGCTTTCTGTTCCGCAGCGGCTGTTGCCGGAGACGACGATTACCAGGACTACCGGGATGCCAACGGCTTTGCCGAACTGTTTCGCATTGTCTATCACGAAGATGATATCTCAATTCACTTCACCCAGGGAAACAAGGAATACATGTCCCGCTACGCGCGCGATGACATCTCGATCAGGAACGGTGTCGTCGAGGTGAGTGGCGAGACTGTTTTTGACAGGAACGGTCTCATCATCGATGGTGTCAGGCGCGACTATGAAAGTATTATAGACGTCACCATACTCGATGACGGTGATTTCTTCTCGATAACTTTTCTGACATCCGAATCCGAGTCTCGGCGTGTCGACCGCCTGCGCAAGGGAAATCGAATCAGTTTCGACCAGAACATGGTGGTCGAAGAGGACGAGTTCGTTCGTGGGCTGGCCCTCACCGTTATCGGAAATGCCGAGATCTATGGCGAGGTTAACAAGGATGTTGTCTCGCTGTTCGGGGACGTATACATCGGACCGGCCGCGGTGGCCCGCGGCGATGTGACCAGCCTTACCGGACATGTCGATGTTGCGCGCGAGGCGACCGTGTACGGAGAAATGTTTACCCACGACAAAAAACGGGTGACACGACGCCATCGCTTCCGCCGGCGTATGGATCGTTTCGATATTGACTGCGATCTGCGGTACAACCGCGTTGACGGTTTGCAGATCGGTCTCGGCGGTATGTTTGAAGACCCCGATTCGCTCTTGCCAAGCATCTGGACAGACGGCGCCTACGCCTTTGCATCGGAACGATGGCGCTACGATTTCGGTCTGGAGCAGACCGTTCTGCGCAACCCGGCCCTGGCCGTCGGCGGCGAATACTATCGTCACCTGGTGTCCGAAGATGACTGGCTTTTGGACAATGACGAGAACACAGCCTTCGCGCTGGTGGTGGGCGAAGACTACAAGGACTATTATGAGGCAGAGGGGGGGTGGGCGTACACCCGGCTCAAACCGACCGATGACTTGCAGCTACAGGTGGGTTATACCTACGAGGAAACCAAGTGGCTTGACGCCCACCATAATCTCTGGCATCTCTTCGGCTCCAAGAAATTCGGCGACAACTACGAAACCGTCCCAGCCGGTTTTACCGATACTTTAATGACTGAAGTGGATTCTTCCACCAACGCCTACCTGACCGTGGAGGCCGACTTTGATACCGGCGACCCCGAGGAACGTTTCGCCTCTTCCGCCTGGAAGGTCTCATCGGCCCTGGAATACGCCCACCCCGATTTTTCTTCGGACTTCAGTTATCGCCGGTACACTCTGGCCGTGACCCGTTTTCAGAAAGTGCATAGGCGCTCCATGTTGATTATGCGCGGTATGTACGGTGGCAGTGACGGATACTTACCCATTTATAAACGGTACTTCCTGGGTGGATTGGGCACCCTTCGCGGCTATCGACACAAGGAGTACATGGGCACCAGATTCTGGATGGTCAATACTGAATATCGTACTCGCTTCCCGGGTTCCGACATCTCCGCCTCCCTCATCTGGGACCTTGGTAAGATCGGCAACGATACGGCCCTTGACTCAGATGTCGATCTCAAGCATTCGCTGGGCTTCGCCTTGACTCTGGGTGATGACTTTCGTATCAGCATCGCCAAACGCCTGGACCGCTCCGAAGATAACGATCCGAGAATCTACGTTCGCCTGGCACAACCTTTTTAG
- a CDS encoding ATP-binding protein — protein sequence MHDKTTKEHSVGDLIAEDESAAKKITGDIFADLEATLNEVAETNPRINLKLADGNKTTTDLQALLTVSQAVNSSLVLDDVLQIVMQKAIELMQAERGLIMLLDDDSELQIRTAHNLGRKEMMQEEFRISNSVVTKVAKTGKSIYASDAQSDARYAEQASVVELNLRSIMCVPIKEQGCVIGVIYVDNSNQTRMFLKSDLYLFELYAQAVAGALRNAAHYDSLLKLKKYNESVINLSPIGMVVVDDGCNVATINTTALEILEINIDEVTALGDEEPLTPFLELLQPDERSRWRNMIDTALSTNEDFSDPRYFHNTGYIEKVLSIKISPTSALPKGDTGLIITIEDITEKVLMEKYVILSEKLAAKGEMAASIAHELNNYLAIAATNAELMGMNLDRDKFDKARFNAKSIVDNIFKIKRFVDNLMAFAQPEPEYISYDIKHLIEDMLFSLRVQPRLKRIHFTIDLGRAIPNLEMDVGQIQQVLMNLLNNAADAIEERAIAEQAVGNDFKREIGIIAGYNERSGLVSIDVTDNGVGMAQEILSKLFTPHFTTKKGGHGLGLSNCRKIVESHQGKLTAKSTLGHGSTFTLTLPHKLT from the coding sequence ATGCACGATAAGACGACCAAGGAGCACTCAGTCGGTGATCTAATTGCTGAGGACGAATCGGCAGCAAAGAAAATCACCGGGGACATCTTCGCCGATCTGGAGGCCACTCTGAACGAAGTGGCGGAGACCAATCCCAGAATCAACCTGAAACTTGCCGACGGCAACAAGACCACGACCGACCTGCAGGCGCTGCTAACGGTGTCGCAGGCGGTGAACTCATCGTTGGTTCTGGATGACGTGCTGCAGATTGTCATGCAAAAGGCAATCGAATTGATGCAGGCGGAACGTGGCCTGATAATGCTTTTGGATGACGACAGCGAACTGCAAATCCGCACCGCCCACAATCTGGGTAGGAAAGAAATGATGCAGGAGGAGTTCCGGATATCCAACTCCGTCGTTACCAAAGTGGCCAAGACCGGAAAGTCGATCTATGCCTCCGACGCCCAGAGTGATGCGCGCTATGCAGAACAAGCCTCGGTTGTTGAACTGAACCTGAGATCAATCATGTGCGTACCGATCAAGGAGCAAGGTTGCGTGATCGGCGTAATATATGTCGACAATTCCAATCAGACCCGCATGTTTCTCAAGTCCGACCTCTACTTGTTTGAACTATACGCCCAGGCGGTTGCAGGCGCTCTGCGCAACGCTGCTCATTACGACTCACTGCTTAAGCTCAAAAAGTACAACGAATCGGTCATCAATTTGTCACCGATCGGGATGGTGGTTGTCGACGATGGCTGCAATGTGGCTACCATCAACACGACTGCCCTGGAGATACTCGAAATTAATATCGATGAAGTGACGGCGCTTGGCGATGAAGAACCGCTGACACCCTTTCTGGAACTTTTGCAGCCGGATGAACGATCTCGCTGGCGCAACATGATAGATACCGCCCTGAGCACCAACGAGGATTTTTCGGACCCCCGGTATTTTCATAACACCGGTTATATCGAGAAAGTGTTGTCGATTAAAATCTCGCCTACCTCGGCCTTGCCCAAGGGTGACACCGGCCTGATAATCACTATCGAAGACATTACAGAAAAAGTACTGATGGAAAAGTATGTTATTCTCTCGGAGAAACTTGCCGCCAAGGGGGAGATGGCGGCATCTATCGCTCACGAGTTGAACAACTACCTGGCCATTGCCGCTACCAACGCCGAGTTGATGGGCATGAATCTCGACCGGGATAAGTTTGACAAGGCCCGCTTCAACGCCAAATCTATCGTCGACAATATCTTCAAGATCAAGCGGTTCGTCGACAATCTGATGGCTTTCGCACAACCCGAGCCGGAGTACATCAGCTACGATATCAAGCACCTGATTGAGGATATGCTGTTCTCGCTGCGCGTGCAACCACGTCTTAAACGAATCCACTTCACAATTGACCTGGGGCGCGCTATCCCCAATCTCGAAATGGATGTTGGTCAGATTCAGCAGGTGCTGATGAACCTGCTCAACAACGCCGCCGATGCCATTGAAGAAAGGGCCATCGCCGAGCAAGCAGTCGGAAATGACTTCAAGCGGGAGATCGGGATAATCGCAGGCTACAACGAACGGTCAGGACTTGTCTCGATTGACGTCACCGACAACGGTGTCGGCATGGCCCAGGAGATCCTAAGCAAGTTGTTCACTCCGCACTTCACCACCAAGAAGGGCGGGCACGGCCTTGGACTGTCCAACTGCCGAAAAATCGTCGAGAGCCATCAGGGAAAACTTACAGCCAAATCGACTCTCGGCCACGGCAGCACCTTCACCCTGACTCTGCCGCACAAGTTGACCTAA